The following are encoded in a window of Pristis pectinata isolate sPriPec2 chromosome 1, sPriPec2.1.pri, whole genome shotgun sequence genomic DNA:
- the LOC127567635 gene encoding zinc finger E-box-binding homeobox 2-like isoform X2 translates to MPNHDSSPHGNQVLLPREDEESEKRDCGTDHTWHSRETLPVSIDSTEEMKEEYDTMGPEATLQPSRGNGTGKTVDCTSDLEEYFAKRKLEEGDSHAVSIAEYLQRSDTAIIYPEAPEELSRHGTPEANGQEDNDLPPGTPDAFAQLLTCPYCDRGYKRLTSLKEHIKYRHEKNEDNFACPLCNYTFAYRTQLERHMATHKPGRDQHHMLTHGAGNRKFKCTECGKAFKYKHHLKEHLRIHSGEKPYECPNCKKRFSHSGSYSSHISSKKCIGLISVNGRMRPSLKPGSSPTSASSSPTNSAITQLRHKLENGKPLGIPEQTGLLKIKTEPLDFNDYKTMMASHGFGAFPNGGVGTGSPMPINSSVLSPMQHFGVGMEAPVVSFANVASSNLSEVQKVLKIVDNTVCRQKMDCKSEEISRLKGYHVKEPQSQASLAEEQGITSPVMPSVGLPVVSHNGATKSIIDYTLEKVNEAKACLQSLNTDSQRQANNLKKDRLRNMSCSALDLGMEEKTFDNNNTSPYSCQFCREVFPGPIPLHQHERYMCKMNEEIKAVLQPNEVVISNKPGVLGERQAYMLSSLLSEKNIPNPINAYKDHMSVLKAYYAMNMEPNSEELLKISIAVGLPQDFVKEWFEQRKVCQFSHSRSPTLERTSAELALTTTETFISKDCLSAKLPTAALKPMDSITSPSIAELHNSVTNCDAPLRLSKSQFISIKQIGDKMDHSRSNTPSPLNLSSTSSKNSHSSSYTPNSFSSEEPQAEPLDLSLPRQKNEHKSIVTGKIRNKANSITIDHNSISYPSENPDEPLNLTFLKKELPNTNNTLDKSTKPVYSTNPFSAKPLYTALPPQNAFPSAAFMPSVQNNIPSLRPYPGLDQMGFLPHMAYTYATGAATFAELQQRRKYQRKQTFQGELLDGTTDYMSGLDDMTDSDSCLSRKKIKKTESGMYACDLCDKTFQKSSSLLRHKYEHTGKRPHQCQICKKAFKHKHHLIEHSRLHSGEKPYQCDKCGKRFSHSGSYSQHMNHRYSYCKREAEEREAAEREARQKGHLEPAELLMNRPYLQSITPQGYSDSEERESMSREVESEREQEKEGEEDEEKLVRQDGEEEFDEEEEEESENKSMDTDQDTIRDEEENGDHSMDDSSVDEKTETKSEHEDNVEDGI, encoded by the exons AAGAAATGAAGGAAGAGTATGACACTATGGGGCCTGAAGCCACACTTCAGCCTAGTAGAGGTAACGGTACAG GAAAGACTGTAGATTGCACGTCAGATCTCGAGGAGTATTTTGCCAAACGGAAGCTTGAGGAAGGAGACAGCCATGCGGTTAGCATTGCAGAATACTTGCAGCGGAGTGACACAGCCATTATCTATCCAGAAGCGCCTGAAGAACTTTCCCGGCATGGAACACCAGAGGCCAATGGGCAAGAGGACAATG ACCTGCCACCTGGAACTCCAGATGCTTTTGCCCAACTGCTGACCTGTCCATACTGCGACCGAGGTTACAAGCGCTTGACATCATTGAAGGAGCACATTAAATATCGACATGAAAAGAATGAAGACAACTTTGCCTGCCCTCTGTGTAACTACACATTTGCCTACCGCACCCAGCTTGAACGACATATGGCCACACACAAGCCAGGGAGAGATCAG CACCACATGCTGACCCATGGTGCTGGTAATCGCAAGTTCAAATGCACAGAGTGCGGCAAGGCCTTTAAATACAAACACCATCTGAAGGAACACCTGCGAATTCATAGTG GTGAAAAGCCATATGAGTGTCCAAACTGCAAGAAGCGCTTCTCTCATTCCGGTTCCTACAGCTCCCACATCAGTAGCAAGAAGTGCATTGGCTTGATTTCAGTCAATGGAAGGATGCGGCCCAGCTTAAAACCGGGGTCCTCTCCTACTTCAGCTTCCTCCTCCCCTACCAATTCAGCAATTACCCAGTTGAGGCACAAACTGGAGAATGGCAAGCCTCTTGGTATTCCTGAGCAGACAGGACTACTTAAAATCAAGACAGAGCCACTAGATTTCAATGACTACAAGACCATGATGGCTTCCCATGGATTTGGTGCTTTCCCAAATGGTGGAGTAGGAACTGGCAGCCCGATGCCAATCAACAGTTCAGTTCTAAGTCCCATGCAACACTTTGGAGTCGGCATGGAAGCACCAGTAGTAAGTTTTGCAAATGTAGCAAGCAGTAACTTAAGTGAAGTCCAAAAGGTCCTCAAAATTGTTGACAATACTGTGTGTAGGCAAAAAATGGACTGCAAATCTGAAGAGATTTCAAGACTTAAAGGTTATCATGTGAAAGAGCCACAATCTCAAgcttccctggctgaggagcaaGGAATTACCTCCCCTGTTATGCCATCTGTTGGTCTTCCAGTTGTCAGCCATAATGGTGCCACTAAAAGTATTATCGACTACACACTAGAGAAGGTGAATGAAGCCAAAGCTTGCCTCCAGAGTTTGAACACGGACTCGCAAAGGCAAGCAAACAATTTGAAAAAGGACAGGCTACGGAACATGAGCTGCTCCGCATTAGATCTCGGCATGGaggaaaagacatttgacaaCAACAACACATCCCCTTACTCCTGCCAGTTCTGCAGGGAGGTTTTCCCTGGTCCCATTCCCTTACATCAGCATGAACGCTACATGTGCAAGATGAATGAAGAAATCAAGGCTGTGCTTCAGCCAAATGAGGTTGTGATTTCCAATAAACCAGGAGTGCTGGGTGAAAGGCAAGCTTATATGTTGTCCTCCCtcctttcagaaaaaaatatcCCCAACCCTATAAATGCTTATAAGGACCACATGTCTGTATTAAAAGCTTATTATGCCATGAACATGGAGCCAAATTCTGAAGAACTACTGAAAATTTCCATTGCTGTTGGCCTCCCTCAGGATTTTGTAAAAGAATGGTTCGAGCAAAGGAAGGTCTGTCAGTTCTCCCATTCCAGGTCACCAACACTGGAACGGACCAGTGCTGAGTTGGCACTGACTACCACTGAGACTTTCATAAGTAAAGACTGTCTGTCAGCTAAGCTTCCAACAGCAGCATTGAAGCCAATGGACTCAATAACATCACCTTCAATAGCAGAACTGCATAACAGTGTTACTAATTGTGATGCACCTCTCAGGCTTAGTAAATCTCAGTTTATCAGTATTAAACAAATTGGTGATAAAATGGACCACTCAAGGAGCAATACTCcttcccctttgaatctttcctctACTTCCTCTAAGAACTCCCATAGTAGCTCATACACTCCAAACAGCTTCTCTTCAGAAGAGCCTCAGGCTGAGCCACTGGACTTGTCTTTGCCAAGACAAAAGAATGAACATAAAAGCATTGTCAcaggaaaaataagaaataaagcCAATAGTATTACCATTGACCATAACAGTATTTCCTATCCATCAGAGAATCCAGATGAGCCCTTGAACTTGACTTTCCTGAAGAAGGAATTACCTAATACGAACAACACCTTAGACAAAAGCACTAAGCCAGTATATAGTACAAATCCATTTAGTGCCAAACCTTTGTACACAGCTCTTCCACCACAAAATGCATTTCCCTCAGCTGCTTTCATGCCTTCGGTCCAGAATAATATTCCAAGTCTGCGACCGTACCCAGGGCTAGATCaaatgggcttcctcccacatatggcCTACACATACGCAACAGGTGCAGCTACTTTTGCAGAATTGCAACAGAGGAGAAAGTACCAACGAAAGCAAACGTTCCAG GGGGAATTGCTTGATGGAACCACAGATTACATGTCAGGCTTGGATGACATGACAGATTCAGATTCTTGTCTGTCCCGAAAGAAGATCAAGAAGACAGAAAGTGGCATGTATGCATGTGACTTGTGTGATAAAACATTCCAGAAAAGCAGTTCCCTTCTGCGACATAAATATGAGCACACAG GAAAGCGGCCACATCAATGTCAAATTTGTAAGAAAGCATTTAAACACAAGCATCATCTTATTGAACATTCACGACTGCACTCTGGTGAGAAACCATATCAGTGTGACAAGTGTGGCAAACGCTTCTCACACTCAGGGTCGTACTCACAACACATGAACCACAGATATTCCTATTGCAAACGGGAGGCAGAGGAAAGGGAAGCAGCTGAACGCGAGGCCCGTCAGAAGGGCCACTTAGAACCTGCAGAGCTACTGATGAATCGGCCCTACTTACAAAGCATTACTCCTCAGGGGTACTCGGACTCTGAGGAGCGAGAAAGCATGTCAAGAGAGGTAGAGAGCGAACGAgagcaggaaaaagaaggagaagAGGACGAGGAGAAACTAGTCAGGCAAGACGGGGAAGAGGAATTTGacgaagaggaagaagaagagagtGAAAATAAAAGCATGGATACAGATCAGGACACGATAAGAGATGAAGAGGAGAACGGTGACCACTCAATGGACGATAGCTCAGTTGACGAGAAAACAGAAACCAAATCAGAACATGAAGACAATGTGGAAGATGGCATATAA
- the LOC127567635 gene encoding zinc finger E-box-binding homeobox 2-like isoform X1: MKQRIMADGPRCKRRKQANPRRKNVLNYENVVDTGSETDDEDKLHIAEEDSIINALDRDSSPVTMPNHDSSPHGNQVLLPREDEESEKRDCGTDHTWHSRETLPVSIDSTEEMKEEYDTMGPEATLQPSRGNGTGKTVDCTSDLEEYFAKRKLEEGDSHAVSIAEYLQRSDTAIIYPEAPEELSRHGTPEANGQEDNDLPPGTPDAFAQLLTCPYCDRGYKRLTSLKEHIKYRHEKNEDNFACPLCNYTFAYRTQLERHMATHKPGRDQHHMLTHGAGNRKFKCTECGKAFKYKHHLKEHLRIHSGEKPYECPNCKKRFSHSGSYSSHISSKKCIGLISVNGRMRPSLKPGSSPTSASSSPTNSAITQLRHKLENGKPLGIPEQTGLLKIKTEPLDFNDYKTMMASHGFGAFPNGGVGTGSPMPINSSVLSPMQHFGVGMEAPVVSFANVASSNLSEVQKVLKIVDNTVCRQKMDCKSEEISRLKGYHVKEPQSQASLAEEQGITSPVMPSVGLPVVSHNGATKSIIDYTLEKVNEAKACLQSLNTDSQRQANNLKKDRLRNMSCSALDLGMEEKTFDNNNTSPYSCQFCREVFPGPIPLHQHERYMCKMNEEIKAVLQPNEVVISNKPGVLGERQAYMLSSLLSEKNIPNPINAYKDHMSVLKAYYAMNMEPNSEELLKISIAVGLPQDFVKEWFEQRKVCQFSHSRSPTLERTSAELALTTTETFISKDCLSAKLPTAALKPMDSITSPSIAELHNSVTNCDAPLRLSKSQFISIKQIGDKMDHSRSNTPSPLNLSSTSSKNSHSSSYTPNSFSSEEPQAEPLDLSLPRQKNEHKSIVTGKIRNKANSITIDHNSISYPSENPDEPLNLTFLKKELPNTNNTLDKSTKPVYSTNPFSAKPLYTALPPQNAFPSAAFMPSVQNNIPSLRPYPGLDQMGFLPHMAYTYATGAATFAELQQRRKYQRKQTFQGELLDGTTDYMSGLDDMTDSDSCLSRKKIKKTESGMYACDLCDKTFQKSSSLLRHKYEHTGKRPHQCQICKKAFKHKHHLIEHSRLHSGEKPYQCDKCGKRFSHSGSYSQHMNHRYSYCKREAEEREAAEREARQKGHLEPAELLMNRPYLQSITPQGYSDSEERESMSREVESEREQEKEGEEDEEKLVRQDGEEEFDEEEEEESENKSMDTDQDTIRDEEENGDHSMDDSSVDEKTETKSEHEDNVEDGI; this comes from the exons AAGAAATGAAGGAAGAGTATGACACTATGGGGCCTGAAGCCACACTTCAGCCTAGTAGAGGTAACGGTACAG GAAAGACTGTAGATTGCACGTCAGATCTCGAGGAGTATTTTGCCAAACGGAAGCTTGAGGAAGGAGACAGCCATGCGGTTAGCATTGCAGAATACTTGCAGCGGAGTGACACAGCCATTATCTATCCAGAAGCGCCTGAAGAACTTTCCCGGCATGGAACACCAGAGGCCAATGGGCAAGAGGACAATG ACCTGCCACCTGGAACTCCAGATGCTTTTGCCCAACTGCTGACCTGTCCATACTGCGACCGAGGTTACAAGCGCTTGACATCATTGAAGGAGCACATTAAATATCGACATGAAAAGAATGAAGACAACTTTGCCTGCCCTCTGTGTAACTACACATTTGCCTACCGCACCCAGCTTGAACGACATATGGCCACACACAAGCCAGGGAGAGATCAG CACCACATGCTGACCCATGGTGCTGGTAATCGCAAGTTCAAATGCACAGAGTGCGGCAAGGCCTTTAAATACAAACACCATCTGAAGGAACACCTGCGAATTCATAGTG GTGAAAAGCCATATGAGTGTCCAAACTGCAAGAAGCGCTTCTCTCATTCCGGTTCCTACAGCTCCCACATCAGTAGCAAGAAGTGCATTGGCTTGATTTCAGTCAATGGAAGGATGCGGCCCAGCTTAAAACCGGGGTCCTCTCCTACTTCAGCTTCCTCCTCCCCTACCAATTCAGCAATTACCCAGTTGAGGCACAAACTGGAGAATGGCAAGCCTCTTGGTATTCCTGAGCAGACAGGACTACTTAAAATCAAGACAGAGCCACTAGATTTCAATGACTACAAGACCATGATGGCTTCCCATGGATTTGGTGCTTTCCCAAATGGTGGAGTAGGAACTGGCAGCCCGATGCCAATCAACAGTTCAGTTCTAAGTCCCATGCAACACTTTGGAGTCGGCATGGAAGCACCAGTAGTAAGTTTTGCAAATGTAGCAAGCAGTAACTTAAGTGAAGTCCAAAAGGTCCTCAAAATTGTTGACAATACTGTGTGTAGGCAAAAAATGGACTGCAAATCTGAAGAGATTTCAAGACTTAAAGGTTATCATGTGAAAGAGCCACAATCTCAAgcttccctggctgaggagcaaGGAATTACCTCCCCTGTTATGCCATCTGTTGGTCTTCCAGTTGTCAGCCATAATGGTGCCACTAAAAGTATTATCGACTACACACTAGAGAAGGTGAATGAAGCCAAAGCTTGCCTCCAGAGTTTGAACACGGACTCGCAAAGGCAAGCAAACAATTTGAAAAAGGACAGGCTACGGAACATGAGCTGCTCCGCATTAGATCTCGGCATGGaggaaaagacatttgacaaCAACAACACATCCCCTTACTCCTGCCAGTTCTGCAGGGAGGTTTTCCCTGGTCCCATTCCCTTACATCAGCATGAACGCTACATGTGCAAGATGAATGAAGAAATCAAGGCTGTGCTTCAGCCAAATGAGGTTGTGATTTCCAATAAACCAGGAGTGCTGGGTGAAAGGCAAGCTTATATGTTGTCCTCCCtcctttcagaaaaaaatatcCCCAACCCTATAAATGCTTATAAGGACCACATGTCTGTATTAAAAGCTTATTATGCCATGAACATGGAGCCAAATTCTGAAGAACTACTGAAAATTTCCATTGCTGTTGGCCTCCCTCAGGATTTTGTAAAAGAATGGTTCGAGCAAAGGAAGGTCTGTCAGTTCTCCCATTCCAGGTCACCAACACTGGAACGGACCAGTGCTGAGTTGGCACTGACTACCACTGAGACTTTCATAAGTAAAGACTGTCTGTCAGCTAAGCTTCCAACAGCAGCATTGAAGCCAATGGACTCAATAACATCACCTTCAATAGCAGAACTGCATAACAGTGTTACTAATTGTGATGCACCTCTCAGGCTTAGTAAATCTCAGTTTATCAGTATTAAACAAATTGGTGATAAAATGGACCACTCAAGGAGCAATACTCcttcccctttgaatctttcctctACTTCCTCTAAGAACTCCCATAGTAGCTCATACACTCCAAACAGCTTCTCTTCAGAAGAGCCTCAGGCTGAGCCACTGGACTTGTCTTTGCCAAGACAAAAGAATGAACATAAAAGCATTGTCAcaggaaaaataagaaataaagcCAATAGTATTACCATTGACCATAACAGTATTTCCTATCCATCAGAGAATCCAGATGAGCCCTTGAACTTGACTTTCCTGAAGAAGGAATTACCTAATACGAACAACACCTTAGACAAAAGCACTAAGCCAGTATATAGTACAAATCCATTTAGTGCCAAACCTTTGTACACAGCTCTTCCACCACAAAATGCATTTCCCTCAGCTGCTTTCATGCCTTCGGTCCAGAATAATATTCCAAGTCTGCGACCGTACCCAGGGCTAGATCaaatgggcttcctcccacatatggcCTACACATACGCAACAGGTGCAGCTACTTTTGCAGAATTGCAACAGAGGAGAAAGTACCAACGAAAGCAAACGTTCCAG GGGGAATTGCTTGATGGAACCACAGATTACATGTCAGGCTTGGATGACATGACAGATTCAGATTCTTGTCTGTCCCGAAAGAAGATCAAGAAGACAGAAAGTGGCATGTATGCATGTGACTTGTGTGATAAAACATTCCAGAAAAGCAGTTCCCTTCTGCGACATAAATATGAGCACACAG GAAAGCGGCCACATCAATGTCAAATTTGTAAGAAAGCATTTAAACACAAGCATCATCTTATTGAACATTCACGACTGCACTCTGGTGAGAAACCATATCAGTGTGACAAGTGTGGCAAACGCTTCTCACACTCAGGGTCGTACTCACAACACATGAACCACAGATATTCCTATTGCAAACGGGAGGCAGAGGAAAGGGAAGCAGCTGAACGCGAGGCCCGTCAGAAGGGCCACTTAGAACCTGCAGAGCTACTGATGAATCGGCCCTACTTACAAAGCATTACTCCTCAGGGGTACTCGGACTCTGAGGAGCGAGAAAGCATGTCAAGAGAGGTAGAGAGCGAACGAgagcaggaaaaagaaggagaagAGGACGAGGAGAAACTAGTCAGGCAAGACGGGGAAGAGGAATTTGacgaagaggaagaagaagagagtGAAAATAAAAGCATGGATACAGATCAGGACACGATAAGAGATGAAGAGGAGAACGGTGACCACTCAATGGACGATAGCTCAGTTGACGAGAAAACAGAAACCAAATCAGAACATGAAGACAATGTGGAAGATGGCATATAA